The DNA region AGTAATGACCAACTGCTCAGGATAGGTACTATCGTACTGCTTCATAAAATATTTTTTCCCGGATTTATCTATAGTTATACTCGTAGTACTTATCCGTTGTCTTTCTTGCTTAATGAGTTGATGCATCGCGAACAACCTTGTTGATGATTTTACTGATCTTTACGATGTCTCTTTCTCTTAAAGATGTATCAAGTGGGAGGTTCATTACCTTTTTAGCGGCCTCTAACGAGTGAGGGTACTCTCTATCTTTATACTTCTTATACGCTGATGTATAGGGCACTGCATAATCCATTGCCGTACCAACATTAATACCCTTTTTCTGTAATGCCTTAATAACTTGTGCTCTGTTTTCAACCATAACCGTATAATGGCTGTAGTTTATCCCTTTTTGTAATCGTGGTTTTTGTACATAATCTCTATCAAGAGATTTATCATAATAGTTTATTATAGACCTTCTCTTGCTATTCATGGAATCAAGTTTTTCAAGTTGCAACAGACCAAGTGTTGCTTGCATTTGGGTCATTAAGTTGAATGCGTCTGAAGGAAGATTTGCATCATGAAGACTCCAACTTTCCATAGTTGTCTTCTTTTTAATAAACTGGACGTGATTGCGCATCCAATGAAGAGAACCATACACCTGTTGTTGATACATAAAATTACTCACCGTAACAAAGAATATAAATCGTGTCTTTTTCAAAAAAGAAGCCTCTTTAAAATAGATATCACGATATTTTTTTACCTTTTTATAATACTCGTGATTATTAGTAACGACCATTCCTCCATCAAATGTCGTCATTTGTTTTGAGATATTAAAACTAAAAATCCCAAAATCTCCGATAGTTCCAAGATGTTTTCCTTTGCTCTTATTCATCAACGAAAGGCATGCATCTTCAATGAGCAAAACCTTGTGAGCAGTTTTAGTTTTTAATTTTTTGATTTTTTTGTCCAGAATTTTTTGCAGTTGATAAACATCCATAGGATTACCATAGAGATGAGTCACGATTATTGCTCCTGTCTTATTCGTAACTGTTTTCACAAGTTCGTCCATTTTCATATTGAAATCAACCAATTGAACATCTACAAAAACAGGCTTATTTGTAGAAGCAACAACTACATGTTGTATCACAATGCAGGTATAAGCTGGAGTGATAACTTCTTTGTGTTCTATTTCAAGAGCTTTAAAGATAGCATAGAGACCAGACCTTCCATAAGGAAAAGCAAGTGCATATTTCGCACCAATCTTCAGTGCAAACTGCTTTTCGAAACACTCCACAGCATTTTTTTTAGGGAAAAAAACATGGACAATGTCTGACAAAGAAACTTGAGGCTTAATGATAGGGTACATGCAGCACCTCATCAAATACTTTTCTGTGCTCTTGCGTATATCGTTCCCATGTATATTTCTGCTCAACAACGTTACGTGCTTGTTTACTCATAGATTGAATATGTTTTTTATCAGCGAGAACATCAATAATTTTTTTTGCAAATTCATGGGGATTGTGCGACGTGATATATCCTGTTTCTCCATTAGTAATGTAGTCCCCCGCAGCTTTTGTATCATAGGTAATAACTGGCGTTCCTGAAGCTAATGCCTCTGCATTTGCGATGCCAAATCCCTCAAGTTTTGACGTGAGAAGAAACAAATCTGCAGTTGCATATAATTCTGGAAGTTTCTCTTCAGAAACAAATCCCATAAAAATAATATGTTTTTCTAAATTTAGTTCTTGCATTAATTGTTCTAGTTTTTCTCTTTCCTCACCTTTACCCGCAATAAGAAGTTTGGCAGTTGGAAACACTTTAACAACATCTGCCATTGCACGCAGCTGATCGCCAATGTTTTTTCGTTTGTTAAGCCGAGAAACCGTTAAGAACATTGGGCCTTCTATTTTATATTGAGTTTTTATGGCCTCATTATATTTCGCTGGAGTGAAATAACCTTCATCTGTTCCTTGAAAAACAACGATGATATCATCTCGATGTGATATCCGCTCAACAAAGCGTTTTTGTTCATTACTGATAACGGTTATGCGATCAGCTTTCTTATAGATCCACGTTAAAAAATAGTTCACAAACCACGGGTTTTGTTTCTCATCGATGATATCCATGCCGGTTCCTAAGTGAAATTCCGTGATTACCAGAGGTATGCTCAGTTTTTGCTTGATCCATGCAGTAACAAAACAATTGGGAAATCCATAACTCACATGAATCAGATCATAATTTTTTTTTTGAATAAGCGAAAGAATTTTTCTGTACTCATACCATTGATAGAGTAAAAATTTGAAGTATTTATTATTTGTTTGTTTTCCAACACGATAAATAGTAAAATGTTCTTTCTTTTCAAGATCTTTCCCGCCTAAATGGGGAGTTACTAAGTCTGTTTCGTATCCATATTTCCCTAAACGTTTATATAGCTCGTCAACTGTTCGTTCAGCTCCCCCCATCATTGGGAAATAAGTTGGTGTTATTGCTAAAATCTGTTTCATTCTTCAAGGGCTTGACAAATCCTATGTAAGTCTTCATCTTTCATTCCAATGTAGGTTGGCAATGAAATTCCATGGTCAGAAATATAGTCTGCATTGTGAAATACATCGGCAGTTTGATAAGGAGGCATACCATGGAGAGGATAAAAGAGCCTTCTTGCCTCAATATTTTTCTTACTGAATTGTGCAAGAACCATTGCTGGCGTTTTTTGAGGAAGATTAATCATCACAGAAAAGAGCCAGGGAACGCTTTGTGCATGCATGGTTGTTTTCTGAGGGAGTATCCATGATTTTTTTCCTAATAACTGCAAATATTTTTCCTTAATACGGTTTCTTTCGCCAAGAAACCGAGAGAATCGTTCAAGTTGTGCCAAACCTACTGCTGCCTGCATATTGGTCATGCGATAATTATAGCCGACAATATCATGCCAATATCGTTGCCCTGGCTTCATACCGTGATTTTTCAGAATATTTATTTTATCTATTACCTCTTTATCAGAAGAAACACACATGCCACCCTCTCCTGTCGTAATGATCTTATTTCCATAAAAACTAAAGCAACCAATATGCCCAATACTGCCTACTTTTTTTCCACGGTACGTTGCACCGGGGGATTCTGCACAGTCCTCAATAACCCAAAGTTTGTACTTTTTGGCGATCATCATAATCTCATCCATAGGACAAGGATTACCATACAAATGTACCGGGATGATTGCTCTTGTACGTTTGCTTATCTTTTTTTCAACTTGTGTTCCATTAAGATTCCATGTTTCCTTATCAACGTCAGCAAGAACAGGTTGAGCACCACAAAATAAAACAGCATTTGCTGTTGCTGCAAAGGTAAGATCAGGCACAATCACTTCATCATCTTTGCCAATCCCCAAAGCCAAGAGGGCAAGATGTAAAGCAACAGTTCCATTGCTGCAGCTTGTTGCATACCTTACTTCACAAAATTCAGCAAATGCCTGTTCAAATTTTTGAATAAAGGGACCTGCAGACGAAATCCACCCGCTCCGAATACATTCAGCGAGATAATCACCTTCCTTTCCAGAAAGGTCTGGCTTCGCAACAGGTATAATGTTCACCATCGTCTTTTAGTCTCTTTCAACGAAAAGAATTTTTTTTAAAGTGACGCTTGAGAATGTTCGTTTCGTCAGCATAGTTAGGAGCATCCCACGGAAAGCTTTTCCCTCTACGTACTGCTTCCCAACGCTCAATATCAGCGTCAACCATAATCTGAACAAGCTTTACAAAGCTCGTTCGTTGCTTCCATCCAAGTTGTTTTTTTATACTACTCGGATCTCCACACAAAAAATTAACATCATGTGGCCGTAATAAGGACTCATCACTAACCATATACTCTGCTCTTTTAAGCCCAGCATGAGCAAAAGCAGCTTCAGCAAATTCTTCAACAGAATGAGTTTCTCCTGTTGCGACAACATAATCTTCTGGCTTATCAGACTGGAGCATCATCCACATAGCTTCAATATATTCTGGTGCATATCCCCAGTCTCTCCGTGCTTCAAGATTGCCAAGGATAAGCTTCTTTTGCAGTCCCAATTTGATTCGAGCAACAGCATTGGTTATCTTTCGTGTGACAAATTCCAATCCTCTGAGTGGGGATTCATGATTAAAAAGAATGCCATTACATGCGAAGATTCCATAAGATTCACGATATAGCCGGGTGTTATGAAAAGAAAACAGCTTAGCTGCTGCGTACGGTGAATTCGGCCAAAATCGTGTCTGTTCATTTTGTGGGCTTTCTTGGATTGTTCCATAGATTTCACTGGTGGAGGCTTGATAAAACTTTATATCCTTATTAAGGTGTCTAATAATTTCTAATAAGCGCACACAACCACTTCCATCAACCTCTGTCGTCAGTAATGGTTGATCAAAAGAAGCACCGACATAACTCTGCGCAGCTAAATTATAAATCTCTTGAGGATCAGCGAGGGTAATAGCCTCTAAAAGACTTGCCATATCTGCAAGATCCGCAGGAATTAATGTTACTTTATCAAGAACGCCCAAGCTTTGTAGTCTCCAAAAATTTGGAGTTGATGAACGACGGTATATACCAAAAACCTTATATCCTTTTTTAAGAAGAAATTCTGCCAAATATGCCCCGTCTTGCCCCGTTATTCCGGTAATAAGTGCACGTTTCATGTTGTCTTGTACATTTTTTTCCATTCGAGGATAATGTCTGACCAATCAAAGCCCTGTATTCTCTCTCGCGAATGTTGTCCATAGCTGCGCTGTTTTTCCTGATCATGGAGGAGATGTTGCAATGCAGATGCGTACTCCTTAGGATCTTGGGGACAGAGGAAGCCATTAACCTTATTCTTAACAAGATCCTCATTGCCAGGGATCTTTGAGGCAACAATGGGCAACCCGCTTGCCATTGCTTCCATAATAACCCCGGGAAGACCCTCTCCCTTACTAGGGAAGAAGAAAATATCCGCAGCTTTATAAAGGTTATGAACGTCTTTTCTCCATCCGGTGAAAATAATGGTATCATTCAACTGTAGTTTCGTAACCATTCGTTGATAGTGTTCTCGACAAGGACCATCTCCCACAATGATCATTTTACTGGCTGCAATTGTATGTTTATCCTTCAGTTGATGATGCTTCAGCTCATGCATGGTGAGAATAAGCGTATCAATGCCCTTTCTCGGAACAAGAAGGCCAACAAAGAGGATCATCACTTCTTTCTGAGCAATACCCAATTGCTGTCGAATGCGTACTCTTTCAGAGTGACGGAAATGACTTTTATCAGTTCCTGAAAAAGCATTGAGATCAATACCTGTAGGAATTATCTTTATCTTACTCATTGGAATGCCTGCTTGTCGAGCAAAGGGTACCATTGACTGGCCATACAGATGAATAACGTTGGGAATGCGAAATACTATTCGTCCTTTCAACCGGTACCACCATCGAAACAAAAAATCAAGAAAAAGGCCCATGGAGAAGCTATACCCGGGGATAGTGTCCATGGTAAGGATCAATTTTTTCTTTCTGAAGAAAAGTCCTTTACAGACTAACAGAAACATACTGCTGATATAAAAGGGTACCCAGAGATGGATGATATCATAACGTTTAAGCACACGAAACAGTTGGACAAAAAACATAGGCGTTATGGGAATAGGCCATTCTGATGAAATAAAGGGTAAAGGAATGACGGAATAGGTGTACAGCCGAACCTTACCTCCATTGCCTCCACGAGAAAGTTTACGAGTAATGTTGCTGTAATGAAGCGATTCATCGACATCCTGAAATAACTTCTTTGGCACGAGAAGGCCAATTTCATTATCCTTGTCTTTGGCTAAGCGAGAACTGATCTCTGCAACTGGCCGTTTCAACAAAACCGTAGGATTAACATAACAAATCTTCATGGTTCGCCTTATTATTCATATTTCGTAGTTATTTTCATTGTCCAAGGTAATTATCCAACAAGTTGTTGGACTATTCTTTTCTGCTTTCTCCAAAGTATTGCTCGTACCACAATTCAAAGTTAACCAAACTCCAAATCTGTCGTCCATAAAATAACTTCGCTTTCGAGTAGTTTCTGATCATAGCTTCAATGGCCGTATACTTAAATAGACCTTCTTTGGTGATCCGCTTTTTATCTAGCACCGAGGTACAATAGCCCATTAATTCGTGTTCAATCCAATGCTCGATGGGAACATGGAATGGTTGTTTCTTGCGATAAAGTATGTGCCTCGGAAGAACAGGCAGTAATGCCTTTTTCAAGATAAACTTTGTAGTGCCATTGTTGATTTTCAATGATGGTGCAAGTGAAAAACCATACTCCACAACACGATGGTCCAAGAACGGCACACGTGCTTCAATTCCTGAAGCCATCGTCATGCGATCGGTCTTTACCAGAAACCCATTGACCAACAAATTCTTGGTATCGTAATACAGTAACTGATTCAGATAATGCCATTTGGTTGAAAAATAACGCTGATCAAACGTATGATATGGTTCAAGCGCAGGGGCAGCAGGGGTTATAGAGGATAGAGAGGAGTTTGTTGATGGACCCTCTTTGAGAAGCTGCTCACGTTCAGACTGGTCAAAGATACCCAGAAGCTCTTCATGAGCCTGAGACTTGCTGTCTGTTTCCATTAGCCGTTGAAAACGGTTGAATAACTGAGGTCCCATCTGTGTACTATGTTTGTACACTTTATTGAGGAAAAAAAAGGGGATAGATCGCAAGGCTACCGGAATTATTTTTTTTCGAAGAAGAGAAGGAAAACGCTGCATACGCTGTCGTGCAAGAAGGAAGCGATAATGATCATACCCTGCAAATACTTCGTCTCCACCGTCTCCGGTTAACACCACGGTAACATGCTTTTTTGCACGACGAGACAGTTCATACAAAGGAATCGCAGCAACATCAGCAAAAGGCTCATCAACTTGGCGAACGAGTTGAGGAAGGATCTTATAAATACTCGGTTCAATAGTGAAATGTCGATGATGAGTCTGAAACTGTTCAGCAACATGCTGCGCATGATGCTTTTCATTGACGTTTTCACCATAGCCAAAATCAACCGAGAAGGTATTTACCTCATTCTTCTGCTCTTTTGCAATCTCACTCATCAAGGCAACAATTGCACTACTGTCAATACCTCCACTGAGATAAGCACCAAGAGGAACGTCTGCTATAAGATGCTGCTTGACGGTATCGCGCAATAAGGCTAAAACTTCTTTTTGTGCTAAGGCCTGTGTCTTTGGTATTATCTGTTCTTTTACATCCCAATATTGCGTCAAAGTAAAGATTCCGGTATTGAGGTTAAAAACCCCATAATGAGCCTCAGGTAATCGATAGATCCCTTGAAAGATTGTTTCTGGAGTGCCAACATACCGAGAAGCAAGGAAAGACTCCATAGCTGTTAGGTTTAATGAACGATGAATAGGATGCTGCAGAATTGCTTTGATTTCAGATGCAAAAATAAACGGATGTTTTATCAGAGCGCGAGGATATGAGGCTGTATTTGCTTGTCGTACTATTCCACCTTGTTTTGTTCTAGTAGAGCCAAAAAAATAAAATAATGGCTTAATACCAAGCCGATCTCGTGCAAGAAAGAGGAGTTTTTTTGGTGCATCATAGATTACAAAGGCAAACATGCCTTGAAAATGCTTGACGCACTGAAAGCCCCATTCTTCATAGGCATGAACAATAACCTCAGTGTCAGTTTCTGATCGAAAAATATGCCCTTTTTTCTCGAGCATAGATCGTAGTAACGCAAAATTATAGATCTCGCCATTAAACGTAATCCAAATATTCCCTTCCTCATTACTCAATGGTTGTTTTCCTTTTGGACTTAAATCAATGATGCTTAATCTACGATGGCCCAGACTCACTGATTTGTCAACATAATGACCAAAAGCATCAGGACCTCGATGCTGTAATGAATCCATCATCTGTTTCAGAAGACGTTTATCCTCCCAGTTAAATCCACAGATACCACACATAGGCTTCACTTCTTTTTTGGTTTCTCTATGCTCAACGATCGCACAATTTTCGTCATTTTCCGTTCAAGATTATCAATCTGTACGTAAATGCGAAAGTTAAGATAAAACAAGAGAACAATACTAAGATAAATAACAAGATCAACACCCCTGCCTACACCCAATAACAGAGAAAAAGAAGAGGTAAGCTGTGGTAAAAAGGCAACAAAAAGCACACCAACCCAGATAATAGTCCAAAACATAAGTTCGCGAGTTCCAATCTGTTTGTCCTTCCAACGGAGAACGGTTCTACTCAACGCGAATGCAACAAACAGTAGCGAAACAATTTGTATTGGTCCCATGGTAATTACCTCATATTTCTGATACTTTTGATACTTTCATTGTTCAGTAAGTATAATAGAGGACAATAATTTTTAGTAGGATTTTTGCTCTTTTATATACTAGAAAACCTAACAAATAATATCAAAAATTTAGGTTTTCTATTATAGTTAGAGCAAGAGTTTTTTCATGATCATCTTGAAAAAAATGCGAAAGGCATTCCAACTACTTTGTCCTCGTGAGGTGGAGTAATCGGTATAGCGAATAGTCACGGGAATTTCCTTATAGGAAAGTTTATGCTTTCCAATCTCTTCAATCATCTCTGATGCATGCTCCATGCCATTGGTTTTAAGGTCGATGACTTTGGCTGCTTTTTTTGAAAACGCCCGTAACCCATTATGAGAGTCAGTGAGCGTCACACCATACATCACTTTGAACAGGAATGCACCTCCCTTGAGGAAACATTTTCGAATAAAAGGTACATTTGAGTTATGTTTTAGGAATCGTGATCCAAGAGTCACGTCAATGTTTTTATCTATAACCGGTTTCAGAAGTTGTCGGAGATCCCCTGCATCATGTTGCCCATCTGCATCAAACGTTACGATAATATCTGCACCCTGCATCAATGCATAATCAATGCCTGTTTTCAGGGCTGCTCCCTGGCCGAGATTAACAACATGTTGAAGGACGGTTGCGCCTTCTTGCTCTGCGTATTGGCTGGTTCTATCACGAGAACCATCATCGACAACAATGATATGATCATATCCTTTTTCACGCAGACTTTTGACTACGGTTGTAATACTCTTTTCCTCGTTGTATGCTGCAATGACTATGAATATATTCATTTTGCTTGACCTCAATAAAACCATTTGAAGTTGATATCAAGGGGAATATAAAGACACGCTCTTTAGTCCTTTCTCTGCACAAATAGCTCAGGATGTTCTTTAAGGTACTCTACAGTTCTAACAATCCCTTCTGGAATGGTAACCCTTGGATGCCACCCCAAGCCCTCCAGTTTACGTACGTCCAAATGAACAAAGGGGGAATCGCCAATCCAACCACGTTTACCTCCAGTATATGAATACTTTACTTGTTTAAAGTTTAAGGTTTTACCTATCAGATCAGCAACAGTAACAACATCAATATAATCCTTATGACCTATATTAAAAATGTTCTTTGTTCCTTTTGCCCTTGCAAAGGCAGTCATCATTGCATCAATACCATCCGCTACATAGAGATATGATTTTTTCTGAGTTCCATCACCCAAGATCTCAAGATGTGTTGGATCTTTTTGTAATTTCTTCATAAAATCACAGATGACGCCATGCGTATACCTCTCGCCAATAAAGGAAACAAAACGGAAAATCCAGGATTGTATGCCATAATATTCGCTATAGGCCTCGATCATATGCTCAGCTGATGCTTTTGAAGCCCCATACATAGAGGTTTGTATCAATGGATATTCTTCAGGAGTTGGAAATTGTGATGGTTCTCCATATACTGTAGCTGAACTTGCAAAGAGGATTTTGGTAATGCCATGTACCCGCATCGATTCAAGCACATTATAGGTACCTACAATGTTTTGATCAAAATCTTTTTGAGTACTCTCAATACCACGACGAACATCTGCATTTGCCTGAAAATGGAAAACGACATCATGGCCTTTCATAGCCTTTTGTAGTTTTTTCGTATCAAGGATATCTGCAGTAACCGTCCGGAAATGGGCATCTCCCTTATGATGAGCAATAAATAACTCTCTTCCTGTTGAAAAATTATCATACACTAAAACATCATGTTTTTCTCGAAGGAGTCTATCGACCATATGACTGCCGATAAAACCAGCTCCACCAGTTACAAAAAACTTCATGGTTCTCCGTTACTTTTTCAGTTTTATTATTTTTTGCTCTTTTGTTTGAGTGTGTTGGGTTATTTTAATTGGCTTAACTTCCGGTACAGGAATGACGTAATAAGATGATCGAGCACTAGATGAACATCCTCAACAGGACCATATTCACCTTTGTTTGTATGCACGACAAGTGCAACATCTGAAATATCTTTTAATTTTCCTCCATCAAATCCCAGCAAGCTAATCGTTAATGCTCCTCTTGTTTTTGCATACACAATTGCATTAATTAAATTTTGTGAATTTCCAGAAGCAGAGAGAGCTACAACAATATCCCCCTTCTGGAGTACGTTCTCAAGCTGTTTTGAAAAGACATATTCGTAACCTTCATCATTAGCATATGCTGTAAAGGTCGCAAGATTATCTGCCAGGGCTTGTGTTTTAAATTTATGCTGGCCGGTTTTTGTTCCTTTTCCCAAATCACAGGCAAAATGCGTTGCGGTTGCAGCACTACCCCCATTACCCATAAAGTATATCGTTTTTTGATTATTTTTTGCTTCTAAGAAATGATCGATAATCTTTGCAATTGTTTTATGATCTAAACTCTTAAGAATTTCAGAGAGGTATGTAACGTACTTTTTTGAAAATGCAACAGCATCACGAGATTCTGTATAATAGTTATCAAGTAAAGTCATGATTCTTCCTCCTCCATGTAAATAATTCGAGAACCTTGTGGGTCAAACACAAAAGGAACTTCACGTAATCCAAGTTTTGCTTTTAAGAGATGCTGCTTCTCCTGAGGGCAATAAAACAAAAAAAAGCCTCCACCACCCGCACCAAGAAGTTTTCCCCCTAGAGCTCCGAGCGAAATCGCTCGCTCATAATAGGCGTTGATTTCAGGATTTGAGATTCCATTGACAAGACTTTGTTTGAGTAGCCATCCGCGATGGAGGATTTCACCAAAGGTGGAAAGATTTCCTTGCGTTAATGCATCACGCAGCTCAAAAACCATAGAACGCAACGTACGCAATGTTGCAAGCTTTTCTTTTTGTTTCGTTACTTTTGTTTGTTCTGCCAAAATCGTGCTTGCCTTTCGTGTTAATCCGGTATAATACAAGACAAGATTTTGTTCAAGCTTTTTTTTTATGGCTGGCTTCATCATTACCGGCTCAACAAAGACGCTTCCATCGGTATTAAACAGGATGACATTAATGCCACCAACCGCACAAGCATATTGATCTTGTTTGCCGATAGGCTCTTTAAGCTCACTAATCTCAATATCGCATGCTTCTTCTGCAAGGTGTAAATTCTCCTTGTTTTTGTGCTGAAACGTATAGAGGGCTTTTAAAAGGCCGATGGTAAATGCAGAAGAACTTCCCAAACCAGTCCCTGAAGAAGGTATATCAGCAAAACTCGTTACTTCCAAAGGATCCCTTATCTTGGTTTTAAGAAAGCAGTGCCTGATAAGCGGATGTTGGATGTCCTGGACATGATCGACTAATTCCGTTTTTGAATACTTCAGCAGGATTTTATTTTCAAAGTAGCGGTGCAAAGCAAGGTACATGTACTTGTTTATCGTTGCAGAAAGGACCGCTCCTTGTTCATACTCATAGAATGCCTTCAGGTCAGTGCCACCACCTGCAAAACTGATACGAAAGGGCGTCTTTGTGATAATCATACTGCCTCACAGGTAAACATACTGCTATGGTAGGTTATTATTAATAGTAATCAACGACATCAATATAACTTTAAAGTATATAATCAGCCTTCTTCCACGTTGATTTGGTATAAGGAATTTTCGTTTCTACGGCTGTTTTTGCCTCATCATTAAAAATGCGAATAACTACATCATTGACTAAAAGCTTATGTGTAAGTACCTCAACTCCCTCGATAATTACGAGACGAGTATTAGGGGCAAGTTGACTGGCTTTCTTTCCCCTTTTTTCTGATGAAAAGGTCGTAAGGTTAATAAGGTTTCTGTCCAAAAGCTGCTCAAGAGCAAAAGTTTTGGAGGATATATGCTCATTGCTAAGGGATTTAGCAAGCTGTTTGCTCAGTAAGACGGGTCCTATTTTCGTCCATCCATCAATAAGGACAAGGACCCGTTTCTGCACAAATAACTTTTCCTTTATTTCGCTCATAACCTTTGCAAAAGTACTTCTATTATAGGTACAGATAAATTGTACTGCTTCAGCAAGATCCTTCATGATATAATCAGGACCACCCAAATCCCCTAAAGGAAGAGGGCATCCAGAGCGGAGTAGAATGGTTCGACAGCCTGCATTTTTTCCGGTAAGTACATCCCGAGGACTATCTCCAACAAAAAAACTTCTGCTTAAATCTAGGTTGTACCTTTTCTGTGCTTTTTGAAGCATACCTATGGCTGGCTTACGACAGGTACAGGCTATTTTGTATTCAGGTCTTTCCCCCTTATGGCCCTTTTCCGGGTGATGAGGACAATACTCAATGGCATCAACATAAGCGCCAGCTTTTCTCAACAGCTTCTGCAGGAGTTCATGAATAGCATCAATTGTTTTAACATCACAGAATCCCTTAGCAATGGATGGCTGGTTTGTTGCAACAATGACGGGGATATGCGCATCATTAAGTCTTCGAATAGCACGGGCAGCAC from Candidatus Woesearchaeota archaeon includes:
- a CDS encoding DegT/DnrJ/EryC1/StrS family aminotransferase; this translates as MVNIIPVAKPDLSGKEGDYLAECIRSGWISSAGPFIQKFEQAFAEFCEVRYATSCSNGTVALHLALLALGIGKDDEVIVPDLTFAATANAVLFCGAQPVLADVDKETWNLNGTQVEKKISKRTRAIIPVHLYGNPCPMDEIMMIAKKYKLWVIEDCAESPGATYRGKKVGSIGHIGCFSFYGNKIITTGEGGMCVSSDKEVIDKINILKNHGMKPGQRYWHDIVGYNYRMTNMQAAVGLAQLERFSRFLGERNRIKEKYLQLLGKKSWILPQKTTMHAQSVPWLFSVMINLPQKTPAMVLAQFSKKNIEARRLFYPLHGMPPYQTADVFHNADYISDHGISLPTYIGMKDEDLHRICQALEE
- a CDS encoding glycosyltransferase family 4 protein, coding for MKICYVNPTVLLKRPVAEISSRLAKDKDNEIGLLVPKKLFQDVDESLHYSNITRKLSRGGNGGKVRLYTYSVIPLPFISSEWPIPITPMFFVQLFRVLKRYDIIHLWVPFYISSMFLLVCKGLFFRKKKLILTMDTIPGYSFSMGLFLDFLFRWWYRLKGRIVFRIPNVIHLYGQSMVPFARQAGIPMSKIKIIPTGIDLNAFSGTDKSHFRHSERVRIRQQLGIAQKEVMILFVGLLVPRKGIDTLILTMHELKHHQLKDKHTIAASKMIIVGDGPCREHYQRMVTKLQLNDTIIFTGWRKDVHNLYKAADIFFFPSKGEGLPGVIMEAMASGLPIVASKIPGNEDLVKNKVNGFLCPQDPKEYASALQHLLHDQEKQRSYGQHSRERIQGFDWSDIILEWKKMYKTT
- a CDS encoding DUF2304 family protein, whose amino-acid sequence is MGPIQIVSLLFVAFALSRTVLRWKDKQIGTRELMFWTIIWVGVLFVAFLPQLTSSFSLLLGVGRGVDLVIYLSIVLLFYLNFRIYVQIDNLERKMTKIVRSLSIEKPKKK
- the asnB gene encoding asparagine synthase (glutamine-hydrolyzing) is translated as MCGICGFNWEDKRLLKQMMDSLQHRGPDAFGHYVDKSVSLGHRRLSIIDLSPKGKQPLSNEEGNIWITFNGEIYNFALLRSMLEKKGHIFRSETDTEVIVHAYEEWGFQCVKHFQGMFAFVIYDAPKKLLFLARDRLGIKPLFYFFGSTRTKQGGIVRQANTASYPRALIKHPFIFASEIKAILQHPIHRSLNLTAMESFLASRYVGTPETIFQGIYRLPEAHYGVFNLNTGIFTLTQYWDVKEQIIPKTQALAQKEVLALLRDTVKQHLIADVPLGAYLSGGIDSSAIVALMSEIAKEQKNEVNTFSVDFGYGENVNEKHHAQHVAEQFQTHHRHFTIEPSIYKILPQLVRQVDEPFADVAAIPLYELSRRAKKHVTVVLTGDGGDEVFAGYDHYRFLLARQRMQRFPSLLRKKIIPVALRSIPFFFLNKVYKHSTQMGPQLFNRFQRLMETDSKSQAHEELLGIFDQSEREQLLKEGPSTNSSLSSITPAAPALEPYHTFDQRYFSTKWHYLNQLLYYDTKNLLVNGFLVKTDRMTMASGIEARVPFLDHRVVEYGFSLAPSLKINNGTTKFILKKALLPVLPRHILYRKKQPFHVPIEHWIEHELMGYCTSVLDKKRITKEGLFKYTAIEAMIRNYSKAKLFYGRQIWSLVNFELWYEQYFGESRKE
- a CDS encoding DegT/DnrJ/EryC1/StrS family aminotransferase; amino-acid sequence: MYPIIKPQVSLSDIVHVFFPKKNAVECFEKQFALKIGAKYALAFPYGRSGLYAIFKALEIEHKEVITPAYTCIVIQHVVVASTNKPVFVDVQLVDFNMKMDELVKTVTNKTGAIIVTHLYGNPMDVYQLQKILDKKIKKLKTKTAHKVLLIEDACLSLMNKSKGKHLGTIGDFGIFSFNISKQMTTFDGGMVVTNNHEYYKKVKKYRDIYFKEASFLKKTRFIFFVTVSNFMYQQQVYGSLHWMRNHVQFIKKKTTMESWSLHDANLPSDAFNLMTQMQATLGLLQLEKLDSMNSKRRSIINYYDKSLDRDYVQKPRLQKGINYSHYTVMVENRAQVIKALQKKGINVGTAMDYAVPYTSAYKKYKDREYPHSLEAAKKVMNLPLDTSLRERDIVKISKIINKVVRDASTH
- a CDS encoding GDP-mannose 4,6-dehydratase; its protein translation is MKRALITGITGQDGAYLAEFLLKKGYKVFGIYRRSSTPNFWRLQSLGVLDKVTLIPADLADMASLLEAITLADPQEIYNLAAQSYVGASFDQPLLTTEVDGSGCVRLLEIIRHLNKDIKFYQASTSEIYGTIQESPQNEQTRFWPNSPYAAAKLFSFHNTRLYRESYGIFACNGILFNHESPLRGLEFVTRKITNAVARIKLGLQKKLILGNLEARRDWGYAPEYIEAMWMMLQSDKPEDYVVATGETHSVEEFAEAAFAHAGLKRAEYMVSDESLLRPHDVNFLCGDPSSIKKQLGWKQRTSFVKLVQIMVDADIERWEAVRRGKSFPWDAPNYADETNILKRHFKKNSFR
- a CDS encoding glycosyltransferase family 4 protein is translated as MKQILAITPTYFPMMGGAERTVDELYKRLGKYGYETDLVTPHLGGKDLEKKEHFTIYRVGKQTNNKYFKFLLYQWYEYRKILSLIQKKNYDLIHVSYGFPNCFVTAWIKQKLSIPLVITEFHLGTGMDIIDEKQNPWFVNYFLTWIYKKADRITVISNEQKRFVERISHRDDIIVVFQGTDEGYFTPAKYNEAIKTQYKIEGPMFLTVSRLNKRKNIGDQLRAMADVVKVFPTAKLLIAGKGEEREKLEQLMQELNLEKHIIFMGFVSEEKLPELYATADLFLLTSKLEGFGIANAEALASGTPVITYDTKAAGDYITNGETGYITSHNPHEFAKKIIDVLADKKHIQSMSKQARNVVEQKYTWERYTQEHRKVFDEVLHVPYH